A window of Komagataella phaffii GS115 chromosome 1, complete sequence contains these coding sequences:
- a CDS encoding Beta 4 subunit of the 20S proteasome: protein MDIVLGIKVSDGVVIATSKAATRGISILKDTDDKTRDLSDHNLMAFTGESGDTVQFAEYIQANIQLYNMREGHELSPYAVSHFVRNTLAKSLRSRKPYQVNALLAGYDTDKKTPSLSWIDYLGTKADLPYAAHGYAAFYTLSLLDHHYRKDMTVEDGLRLLKLCNKELNTRMPIDFKGLQVKVVNKDGVKVVDGEW from the coding sequence ATGGACATTGTACTGGGAATCAAGGTATCCGACGGTGTCGTGATAGCCACATCCAAAGCTGCCACTCGTGGTATAtcaattttgaaggatACCGACGACAAAACAAGGGACTTGAGTGATCATAACTTAATGGCATTCACTGGAGAGTCTGGAGACACGGTGCAATTTGCCGAGTACATCCAGGCCAATATTCAACTTTATAATATGAGAGAGGGCCATGAATTGTCTCCCTATGCAGTTTCTCATTTTGTCAGGAACACACTGGCTAAATCCCTCAGATCTAGGAAACCTTATCAAGTGAATGCACTTTTAGCAGGTTATGACACAGACAAGAAGACTCCAAGTCTCAGTTGGATTGATTACTTAGGCACCAAGGCAGATCTTCCATATGCAGCACACGGGTATGCCGCATTTTACACGTTGTCTCTCTTGGACCATCATTATAGGAAGGACATGACGGTGGAAGATGGTTTAAGGTTATTGAAGCTCTGTAACAAAGAGTTGAACACAAGAATGCCAATTGACTTTAAAGGTTTGCAAGTAAAGGTTGTGAACAAAGATGGAGTCAAGGTAGTGGACGGAGAATGGTAA
- a CDS encoding DEAH-box RNA-dependent ATPase/ATP-dependent RNA helicase has protein sequence MKLLDLLRSLQPDLSASELDLMEGFISDLYKKSSTLDAFQEVLKENGAEFSVTDIFKIDKLLDGKWISEPTKPHKQEPPHHTDTNTLYNSQITAHNQERKKKDSINSRLQPIIVGASYSGQITNITPYGAFIRLQALRRPTGLCHISEMSSSEIRHPLDVANVGDKVTATVLSVSSNKISLSLKNPDELQLRGQIQRGRSEVRDTKVRKQLSSPEKWEIRQLISSGALKASDYPELDDEYQSVLDEHKRGYNDREKDEEVEIVVKQKPPPFLNGKSSSLREISPIRVIKTPEGSLNRSAMNGSDLLKERKELKKGLRPEISNKVSEWKDSIKKDSYGKTTTKNLQEQRESLPVFSMKQMLLETVKNNKFVVIVGETGSGKTTQITQYLAEEGFNKGNMIIGCTQPRRVAAVSVAKRVSEEVGCRLGQEVGYTIRFEDNTSDVTKIKYMTDGMLQREAMVDKMLSKYSVIMLDEAHERTIATDVLFVLLKTAAMKRDDLKIIVTSATLDSGKFSTYFENCPIIQIPGRTFPVEIFYTKEPELDYLQATLECVLSIHKNESRGDILVFLTGQEEIDTCCEVLYEKLIDLHQENELIILPIYSSLPSEMQSKIFEPTPVGKRKVIIATNIAETSITIDGIYYVIDPGFVKVNAYDPKLGMDSLMVTPISQAQAKQRAGRAGRTGPGKCFRLYTETGYNKEMLPNSIPEIQRQNLAHTILMLKAMGVQDLIGFEFMDPPPLKTMLSALEELYNLEALTEDGDLTELGRRMADFPMDPGLAKVLIKSIEFGCSEEMLSIVSMLSVQSIFYRPTGELRKKADEKRVRFNHPHGDHMTMLNVYEKWVRNGSSKEWCKDNFIHYRSLLRVRDVRTQLKKIMNKYGSEMRSCGQNSNLIRVNLCCGFFKNTAKKDSETSCYKTLLENTTVYLHPSSSLFGKSSSEYVIYHTLLLTTKEYMHCVSVIEPTWLVEQAPRFFAKADTEQVNKRKRTVKIQPLYNRFDQQQSWRLSKR, from the coding sequence ATGAAGTTATTAGATTTGTTGAGATCCTTGCAGCCGGATTTATCTGCAAGCGAGTTAGATTTGATGGAGGGATTTATATCCGACTTATACAAGAAATCCTCCACTTTAGACGcatttcaagaagttttgaaggagaatGGTGCCGAATTTTCAGTTACtgatatcttcaaaatcgACAAGCTACTAGATGGAAAGTGGATAAGTGAACCAACCAAGCCACACAAACAGGAACCGCCACATCATACTGATACTAATACGTTGTACAATAGCCAAATCACGGCTCAtaaccaagaaagaaagaaaaaagataGCATAAATTCCAGGCTCCAACCTATTATAGTTGGGGCCAGTTATTCAGGACAGATTACTAACATAACGCCTTATGGTGCTTTCATCAGATTGCAAGCATTAAGAAGGCCCACTGGACTTTGCCATATATCAGAAATGTCCAGTTCAGAAATTAGACACCCATTAGATGTGGCTAACGTGGGCGATAAGGTGACAGCGACCGTGCTGAGTGTTTCCTCCAATAAAATATCCCTCAGTCTCAAAAACCCAGACGAATTGCAGCTAAGAGGTCAAATACAGAGAGGTCGATCAGAAGTTCGGGACACTAAAGTTCGAAAACAACTATCATCCCCAGAAAAATGGGAAATTCGACAGTTGATATCTTCCGGAGCTCTGAAGGCTTCTGATTACCCAGAACTAGATGATGAATACCAATCAGTCCTGGATGAGCATAAACGAGGATACAACGATAGAGagaaggatgaagaagtaGAGATCGTTGTAAAACAGAAGCCTCCCCCATTCTTGAACGGTAAATCATCTTCTCTAAGGGAGATATCACCGATAAGGGTCATAAAAACCCCTGAAGGATCTTTGAATAGATCGGCGATGAATGGTTCtgatttgttgaaggaGCGCAAAGAGTTAAAGAAAGGCCTGAGGCCTGAGATCAGCAATAAAGTCTCAGAATGGAAAGACTCTATTAAGAAAGACTCATATGGTAAAACCACCACCAAGAACCTACAAGAACAAAGGGAGTCTTTACCTGTATTTTCTATGAAGCAAATGCTACTGGAAACCGTCAAGAATAATAAATTTGTCGTTATTGTAGGTGAGACGGGTTCCGGTAAGACTACCCAGATTACCCAATATTTGGCCGAGGAAGGATTTAATAAAGGGAATATGATCATAGGTTGCACCCAACCTCGACGAGTTGCTGCTGTGAGTGTTGCAAAAAGAGtatcagaagaagttgGCTGTAGGCTGGGGCAGGAAGTTGGTTATACAATaagatttgaagataataCTTCGGATGTAACCAAGATCAAGTACATGACTGACGGTATGCTTCAAAGAGAGGCAATGGTTGATAAAATGCTTAGTAAATACTCTGTCATTATGCTAGACGAAGCTCATGAGAGAACCATTGCGACGGATGTTTTATTCGTTCTCTTAAAGACAGCAGCGATGAAACGAGACGACCTTAAGATCATTGTCACATCTGCAACATTAGACAGTGGAAAGTTTTCCACttactttgaaaactgTCCAATAATTCAAATTCCCGGAAGAACATTCCCAGTGGAAATTTTCTACACCAAGGAACCTGAACTAGATTACTTGCAGGCAACATTAGAATGTGTACTGTCTATCCATAAGAATGAGTCAAGAGGTGACATTTTAGTATTTTTAACAGGTCAAGAGGAAATTGATACATGCTGTGAAGTGTTATACGAAAAATTAATAgatcttcatcaagaaaatgaactgATAATTTTACCCATTTATTCTTCTTTACCCTCAGAAATGCAGTCTAAAATATTTGAACCAACCCCAGTTgggaaaagaaaagtcaTTATAGCCACTAACATTGCAGAGACGTCTATTACTATTGATGGCATATACTACGTCATTGATCCAGGATTTGTCAAGGTAAATGCTTACGACCCAAAACTTGGAATGGATTCTTTAATGGTGACACCTATATCTCAAGCACAAGCAAAGCAAAGAGCTGGTAGAGCAGGTAGAACTGGACCAGGCAAATGCTTCCGATTGTATACTGAAACCGGATACAATAAGGAAATGTTACCCAATAGTATTCCTGAAATCCAAAGACAGAATCTCGCACATACAATTCTTATGCTAAAGGCGATGGGGGTTCAAGACCTAATTGGGTTTGAGTTCATGGACCCACCGCCATTAAAAACAATGCTAAGTGCGTTGGAAGAACTATACAACTTGGAGGCTCTGACGGAAGATGGCGACTTGACAGAATTGGGCCGTAGAATGGCGGATTTCCCAATGGATCCGGGTCTTGCCAAGGTTTTGATCAAATCCATTGAATTTGGGTGCAGTGAGGAGATGCTAAGTATTGTATCTATGTTATCAGTGCAGTCAATCTTCTACAGACCTACGGGGGAACTGAGAAAAAAGGCCGATGAAAAAAGAGTCCGATTTAACCATCCTCATGGAGACCATATGACTATGCTAAATGTGTACGAGAAATGGGTAAGAAACGGTAGCTCCAAGGAATGGTGCAAAGATAACTTCATTCATTATAGGAGTCTTCTTCGGGTAAGGGATGTTAGGACACAACtaaaaaaaataatgaacAAATATGGTTCTGAGATGAGAAGTTGTGGGCAGAATAGCAACTTGATTCGAGTAAACTTGTGCTGTggttttttcaagaatacTGCCAAAAAGGATAGTGAAACATCATGCTATAAGACTCTATTGGAGAATACCACAGTGTATCTCCACCCCTCATCCTCCTTATTTggaaaatcatcatcagaataTGTGATTTATCACACTCTATTACTGACAACAAAGGAGTATATGCATTGTGTGAGTGTAATTGAACCCACTTGGTTAGTTGAGCAAGCTCCAAGGTTCTTCGCCAAGGCGGATACTGAGCAAGTAAACAAGAGAAAACGAACAGTGAAAATTCAGCCGCTTTATAATCGTTTCGACCAGCAACAAAGTTGGAGACTCAGTAAGAGGTAA
- a CDS encoding Essential protein involved in the TOR signaling pathway: MSELPLSEQFQSALKGVNNIVNSNLRKDSTEFSLKLEQIIHQLDNVKSSILRLALFSINETIEEIATKHIQYLSIDYYIASCLELNMDRKSRAKTLKSSQKFYLQFLHSLDNYEILDKSQSQLLEHFKDPYNPTLEELRPSDPTQRREYKIENFKQEKALNERLKIIDQVDNLDDEIVRQVYIDQLKLFALNALQSYEGNMLELEVLKNIPEPKIEEEDHPDEVLPFEYTDKLETLKSPLVSKQGRVLKPFTIVSDRNQLRSKVYGTGQVLPSMTVEELVEQELQNGGMVKPQQPQDNDEEAGDADKYHDQETYKARQWDEFKEANPKGSGNTTNRG, from the coding sequence ATGTCTGAACTTCCGCTATCTGAACAGTTTCAGAGTGCTTTGAAAGGCGTTAATAACATAGTTAACTCCAATCTTAGAAAAGATTCCACAGAGTTCTCCTTGAAACTGGAACAGATTATACATCAACTAGATAATGTCAAATCCTCAATATTGAGGCTCGCACTGTTCAGCATCAATGAGACAATCGAAGAAATTGCCACCAAACATATCCAATACCTGTCTATCGATTACTACATTGCTTCATGTCTTGAGCTTAATATGGACAGGAAGTCAAGAGCAAAAACATTGAAGTCTTCGCAGAAATTTTATCTACAGTTCCTTCATTCGTTGGACAATTACGAAATATTAGACAAATCGCAATCACAACTACTAGAACACTTCAAGGATCCATATAATCCCACCCTAGAAGAACTAAGGCCTAGTGATCCTACGCAAAGAAGAGAGTACAAGATTGAGAACTTCAAACAGGAAAAAGCCCTGAATGAACGTCTGAAAATTATTGATCAGGTAGACAATCTAGACGACGAGATAGTCAGGCAAGTGTACATTGACCAGTTGAAACTGTTTGCCCTCAATGCCCTTCAGTCATACGAGGGGAACATGCTAGAGTTAGAGGTGTTGAAGAATATTCCTGAACCgaaaattgaagaggaagatcACCCAGACGAGGTATTGCCCTTCGAATATACTGACAAACTAGAGACTTTGAAGTCACCTCTTGTATCGAAACAAGGAAGGGTACTGAAACCGTTCACCATAGTTAGTGACAGGAACCAATTGAGGTCCAAGGTCTATGGTACTGGTCAAGTTCTTCCTTCCATGACAGTTGAAGAGTTAGTAGAACAAGAGCTTCAGAACGGCGGAATGGTCAAACCGCAACAACCTCAAGACAATGACGAAGAAGCCGGGGATGCGGACAAATACCATGACCAAGAAACTTACAAAGCCCGCCAATGGGATGAATTTAAAGAAGCCAATCCAAAGGGAAGTGGTAACACTACTAACAGAGGATGA
- a CDS encoding Transcription initiation factor IIA small subunit, translating into MNGPGYYELYRKSTIGTTLTDALDTLILDQRIQPQLALRILSNFDRVVADTMKEKAKTKISFKGHLHTYRFCDDVWTFIIKDLGITLDQKETVRTDKFKIVACSAATKGT; encoded by the exons ATGAACGGACCAGGATACTACGAGTTGTACCGAAAGAGCAC AATTGGAACTACACTGACCGATGCCCTGGATACATTGATTTT AGATCAAAGAATCCAGCCTCAGTTGGCTCTACGTATCCTGTCCAATTTTGACAGAGTTGTTGCTGACACGATGAAAGAGAAGGCTAAAACCAAGATTTCATTTAAGGGACATCTCCATACTTATCGATTCTGTGACGATGTCTGGACTTTTATTATTAAAGATTTGGGAATTACATTAGATCAAAAGGAAACTGTTCGTACTGACAAGTTTAAGATTGTGGCATGCTCGGCAGCTACCAAAGGTACTTAG